The proteins below are encoded in one region of Reichenbachiella sp. 5M10:
- a CDS encoding 3-hydroxybutyryl-CoA dehydrogenase, which translates to MKNITVIGAGTMGNGIAHVFAQNGFKVTLVDLSTEAIQKGLSTIEKNLDRLLTKEKITEATKDTTLTNISTSTDLITGIKEADLIVEAATEHEAVKLELFKKIDAAAPSSAILATNTSSISITKIAAATHRPAQVIGMHFMNPVPIMQLIEVIRGYNTSNETTATIMTLSRQIGKSPVEVNDYPGFVANRILMPMINEAIISLHEGVAGVTEIDTVMKLGMAHPMGPLQLADFIGLDVCLSILQVLHHGFGQPKYAPCPLLINMVTAGRLGAKTGEGFYTYVPGSKELNVSPRFTK; encoded by the coding sequence ATGAAAAACATTACAGTAATCGGAGCAGGCACAATGGGCAATGGAATAGCTCATGTATTTGCCCAAAACGGATTCAAAGTCACACTAGTAGACCTATCTACGGAGGCCATTCAAAAAGGACTTTCTACCATCGAGAAGAATTTGGATCGACTACTGACCAAAGAAAAAATCACAGAAGCCACCAAGGACACTACACTTACAAACATAAGCACATCGACAGACCTCATCACTGGTATAAAAGAAGCAGATCTCATCGTAGAGGCTGCTACAGAACATGAGGCTGTTAAGCTTGAACTGTTCAAAAAAATCGATGCAGCAGCTCCAAGCTCGGCCATACTCGCTACCAACACCTCGTCCATATCAATCACCAAGATTGCCGCAGCTACCCATAGACCCGCACAAGTCATTGGGATGCACTTCATGAACCCCGTGCCCATCATGCAGCTCATAGAGGTCATCCGTGGATACAATACTTCCAACGAAACCACAGCGACCATCATGACGCTCTCACGACAAATCGGAAAATCCCCAGTAGAGGTCAACGACTATCCTGGTTTTGTCGCCAATCGTATCTTGATGCCAATGATCAACGAAGCGATCATTTCCCTGCACGAAGGAGTAGCTGGGGTGACAGAGATCGATACAGTCATGAAACTCGGCATGGCTCATCCCATGGGGCCACTTCAATTGGCGGACTTCATTGGTCTTGACGTATGCCTATCTATCTTACAAGTACTACATCATGGTTTTGGTCAACCCAAATATGCTCCCTGCCCGTTGCTCATCAATATGGTGACGGCTGGTAGACTCGGCGCAAAAACAGGAGAAGGGTTCTACACGTATGTTCCTGGCTCAAAAGAATTGAACGTATCTCCAAGATTTACTAAATAA
- the fbaA gene encoding class II fructose-bisphosphate aldolase, which yields MKFKPGVLTGDEVTELLKYANENKFALPAANVIGSSSINAVLETARDLESPVMVQFSNGGAAFNAGKGLSNDGQKAAIAGAVAGAHHVHMMAEAYGVTVILNTDHCAKKLLPWIDGMLDAGEAFYERTGKSLFSSHMIDLSEESIEENIETCKKYLERMSKMGMTLEIELGITGGEEDGVDNSDVDESKLYTQPEEVAYAYEELSKVSDKFTIAAAFGNVHGVYKPGNVKLTPKILKNSQDFIQKKYGTGENPVNFVFHGGSGSSREEIREAISYGAIKMNIDTDLQWAYWDGIRKYYENKKDYLQGQIGNPEGADAPNKKAYDPRVWTRAAEQSLVARLKDAFEDLNNVGTNK from the coding sequence ATGAAATTTAAACCAGGGGTACTCACAGGAGACGAAGTTACCGAATTATTAAAGTATGCAAATGAGAACAAATTTGCATTACCAGCTGCCAATGTAATTGGTAGCAGTTCAATCAATGCAGTATTGGAAACCGCTAGAGACCTAGAGTCTCCAGTGATGGTACAGTTCTCAAATGGAGGCGCTGCCTTCAACGCAGGAAAAGGATTGTCAAACGACGGCCAAAAAGCAGCTATCGCAGGTGCTGTAGCCGGTGCTCACCACGTCCACATGATGGCTGAAGCATACGGTGTGACTGTCATTTTGAATACCGATCACTGTGCAAAAAAATTATTGCCATGGATCGATGGTATGTTGGACGCAGGTGAAGCTTTTTATGAAAGAACAGGAAAGTCACTTTTCAGTTCTCACATGATCGATTTGTCTGAAGAATCTATTGAAGAGAACATCGAGACCTGTAAGAAATACCTAGAGAGAATGTCTAAAATGGGCATGACACTAGAAATCGAACTAGGCATCACTGGTGGTGAAGAAGATGGAGTGGACAACTCCGACGTAGATGAGTCAAAGCTCTACACTCAACCTGAAGAAGTCGCATACGCATACGAAGAATTGAGTAAAGTAAGTGACAAATTCACCATAGCGGCTGCATTTGGTAATGTCCATGGTGTATACAAACCAGGCAATGTAAAGTTGACTCCTAAAATCTTGAAAAACTCTCAAGACTTCATTCAAAAGAAATACGGAACAGGTGAAAACCCTGTAAACTTCGTATTCCATGGTGGATCAGGTTCTTCAAGAGAAGAAATCAGAGAAGCGATCTCTTACGGTGCAATCAAAATGAACATCGACACAGATCTACAGTGGGCTTATTGGGATGGTATTAGAAAATACTACGAAAACAAGAAAGACTACTTGCAAGGACAAATTGGCAACCCTGAAGGTGCTGACGCTCCTAACAAGAAGGCGTACGACCCAAGAGTATGGACTAGGGCTGCTGAACAGTCATTGGTAGCTAGACTCAAGGATGCTTTCGAAGACTTGAACAATGTAGGTACGAACAAATAA
- a CDS encoding glycosyltransferase family 2 protein produces MPKTAVVILNYNGVGFLKQFLPGVIALSPDADVIVADNGSTDGSLDYLRRAHPELRLIVFDQNYGFTGGYNRAIDQIDHEYTVLLNSDIEVTPHWITPIVEFLDEHPEVAACQPKIKAYYEKDKFEYAGAAGGFIDALAYPYCRGRIFDTLESDTGQYDTIQPIFWATGACLFIRTADYQAVGGLDEDFFAHMEEIDLCWRLQLQDKLVYCLPESTVYHVGGGTLSKINPQKTYLNFRNNLSMIFKNESRINLIWKLPLRMSLDWISALKFWKDESFAHCLAILRAHKDFVLLLPQNTKKRRKPTHRANPKMTQNTVKSILFHYFIKKQKHFSDLP; encoded by the coding sequence ATGCCTAAAACGGCAGTCGTCATACTCAACTACAATGGGGTAGGATTTCTCAAGCAGTTTCTCCCAGGAGTCATCGCCCTCAGTCCGGACGCAGATGTCATCGTCGCTGACAATGGCTCGACGGATGGCTCTCTTGATTATCTTCGACGGGCACACCCAGAGCTGCGACTCATTGTATTTGATCAAAACTACGGCTTCACGGGAGGTTACAACAGAGCCATTGATCAAATCGATCACGAATACACCGTACTGCTCAACTCCGACATAGAAGTCACTCCACACTGGATTACACCTATTGTGGAATTTTTAGACGAACATCCAGAGGTAGCCGCCTGCCAACCTAAAATCAAAGCCTACTATGAGAAAGACAAGTTTGAATATGCCGGAGCTGCAGGAGGGTTTATTGATGCACTGGCCTACCCTTATTGTCGCGGCAGGATCTTCGATACACTGGAATCAGATACCGGCCAATACGACACAATACAGCCTATTTTCTGGGCTACTGGCGCCTGCTTGTTTATCCGAACTGCAGACTACCAAGCAGTAGGAGGACTAGACGAAGACTTCTTTGCGCACATGGAAGAAATAGATCTTTGCTGGAGGCTGCAACTGCAAGACAAGCTAGTCTACTGCCTACCCGAGAGTACCGTATACCATGTTGGCGGAGGAACCCTCTCCAAAATCAATCCTCAAAAGACCTACCTCAACTTCCGTAATAATCTCTCGATGATTTTCAAAAATGAAAGCCGGATCAACCTGATCTGGAAGCTCCCTCTTCGCATGAGCTTGGACTGGATATCCGCATTGAAATTCTGGAAAGATGAGTCATTTGCCCATTGCTTGGCTATACTACGTGCGCACAAGGATTTTGTCCTATTGCTACCTCAAAACACCAAGAAACGCAGAAAACCCACTCACAGAGCTAACCCCAAAATGACACAAAACACCGTCAAGAGCATCCTCTTTCACTACTTCATCAAAAAGCAAAAACACTTCTCGGACCTGCCCTAA
- a CDS encoding YbaB/EbfC family nucleoid-associated protein: MFDMMKMMGKVKEMQAKMKEAQAELAQIEIEGESGAGLVKALVNGQKKLLKMDIDESLVNTADKEVLQDLIVAAVNKATEEADIQAKEYMQKHTEGLMPNIPGFDLGNMFNA, translated from the coding sequence ATGTTTGACATGATGAAAATGATGGGAAAGGTCAAAGAAATGCAAGCCAAAATGAAAGAGGCTCAAGCTGAACTGGCCCAAATTGAAATAGAAGGAGAATCTGGAGCTGGACTAGTCAAAGCACTCGTCAATGGTCAAAAGAAACTACTCAAAATGGATATTGATGAATCACTCGTCAATACAGCAGACAAGGAAGTCTTGCAAGATCTCATCGTCGCTGCAGTCAACAAAGCCACCGAAGAAGCAGACATACAAGCCAAAGAGTACATGCAAAAACATACCGAAGGTTTGATGCCTAACATCCCTGGGTTTGACCTTGGCAATATGTTCAATGCCTAA
- a CDS encoding gliding motility-associated C-terminal domain-containing protein, whose product MNHLQHFKSPLLLTLLCSLPLWTSAQYSSVQGRFEVDYIKGCTGWQVNVTLNDPSGEFEEPRFWYTGFDAGLLPESDLFHTYDTPGQYYIALLINNDDGIYENNQLDSVRVEVVEPHEPSFIIRNCDNHVVRVEINDDYYDQYEVHFTSTDSEIVAPNTTSSEYDYGVQGDYRIDVQGQFTDAAPNCTIINRGFTTIDEIVPPVITSVETTLNSPQNGHIQMGHTLGDNSIYQLLSSEKNTNDFDSMRSVSGADTFIEQLNTYSSYSCYRIDTYDACNSIIIPSNTMCSVQFSVESSDSGNLLTWDTDSTQASSYNVIRNNSLLTKITDTTVKNYVDTAVICKNEYIYNIQAVYSQGSALALDTAVIASQSGALPAILSYPSSSIDLNDEVLLNWSAPDPGEIPFRRYIIEKNINNRSWHHVDATEDTTYTDTDLDTYTVPSYRISYDDDCGNKASPSPLTTPIILTQVSSRGKIVTYRWNKYETWTEGIRNYTLERVDSAGNVIDEYPVLSGREKDVEFEINDLDDKYIRVRAESLDEEAQISYSNLVITRLQTVMFLPNAFTPDGDNRNDLFIAKGPAVFNFKMEIYNRWGDRIFQTDDLINGWDGQYRGEKAPEATYIYKIFFEDGAGKKYDQSGTFLLMRH is encoded by the coding sequence TTGAATCATTTGCAGCACTTCAAATCGCCACTACTATTGACCCTACTCTGCAGCTTGCCTCTATGGACAAGTGCTCAATACAGCAGTGTGCAAGGGCGTTTTGAAGTCGATTATATCAAAGGATGTACTGGCTGGCAAGTCAATGTCACACTCAACGACCCCAGTGGAGAATTCGAAGAACCTCGGTTTTGGTACACGGGATTTGACGCGGGCCTACTACCCGAGTCAGACCTATTTCACACCTACGACACTCCAGGACAGTATTACATAGCACTGCTGATCAACAACGACGATGGCATCTATGAGAACAATCAGCTTGACTCTGTACGGGTAGAGGTCGTCGAGCCTCACGAACCGAGTTTCATCATACGCAACTGTGACAACCATGTCGTGCGTGTCGAAATCAACGACGACTACTACGACCAATACGAGGTACACTTCACGTCTACCGATTCAGAAATCGTAGCACCCAACACTACGAGTAGCGAGTACGACTATGGAGTACAAGGCGACTACCGCATCGATGTGCAAGGTCAGTTTACAGATGCAGCACCCAACTGCACCATCATCAATCGAGGATTCACTACCATAGACGAGATTGTCCCCCCTGTGATCACTTCGGTAGAAACGACGCTGAATTCCCCTCAAAATGGCCATATCCAAATGGGGCACACATTGGGAGACAACTCTATCTATCAGCTCCTCTCTTCTGAGAAAAACACCAACGACTTTGATAGCATGAGGAGCGTGTCTGGAGCCGACACCTTCATCGAGCAACTCAACACCTACAGCAGCTACAGCTGCTACCGGATTGATACCTATGACGCCTGCAACAGTATCATCATTCCTTCCAACACGATGTGTTCGGTACAATTCAGCGTCGAGTCCAGCGACAGTGGCAACCTACTGACTTGGGACACTGACTCGACACAAGCCAGCAGCTACAATGTAATCAGAAACAATAGCCTACTCACCAAAATCACAGATACAACTGTCAAAAACTACGTTGACACTGCGGTCATATGTAAAAACGAATACATCTACAACATCCAAGCGGTCTATTCCCAAGGGTCCGCTTTGGCATTGGATACAGCTGTTATTGCTTCGCAATCCGGTGCGCTTCCTGCCATTCTTAGCTACCCTTCATCGAGTATTGACCTCAACGATGAAGTCCTACTCAACTGGTCAGCTCCAGACCCTGGGGAGATCCCGTTTCGACGCTACATCATAGAAAAAAACATCAACAACCGTTCGTGGCATCATGTAGACGCTACCGAAGACACCACTTATACAGACACGGACTTGGACACCTACACGGTGCCCTCCTACCGTATCTCATATGACGATGATTGTGGCAACAAAGCCTCCCCTTCCCCCTTGACTACTCCCATCATTTTGACGCAAGTCTCTTCTAGAGGAAAAATAGTCACCTATCGGTGGAACAAGTACGAAACCTGGACCGAAGGCATTCGCAATTACACACTGGAGAGAGTAGACTCAGCAGGCAACGTGATCGATGAATATCCCGTACTGAGTGGTCGTGAAAAGGACGTAGAGTTTGAGATCAATGATCTAGATGATAAATACATCCGAGTACGCGCCGAGTCATTGGACGAAGAGGCGCAAATCAGCTACTCCAACTTGGTAATAACACGACTCCAGACGGTTATGTTTCTACCCAATGCTTTCACACCAGACGGAGACAACCGCAATGACCTATTCATTGCGAAGGGACCTGCGGTGTTCAACTTCAAAATGGAAATTTACAACCGCTGGGGAGACCGTATTTTCCAAACGGACGACCTGATCAACGGATGGGATGGACAATACAGAGGTGAAAAAGCTCCAGAAGCCACCTATATTTACAAGATTTTTTTCGAGGATGGTGCTGGTAAAAAATACGACCAATCGGGCACCTTTCTTCTGATGAGACACTAA
- the hisS gene encoding histidine--tRNA ligase: protein MQKPSIPRGTRDFGPEQMVKRNYIFNTIKSVYQKYGFAQLETPTMENLSVLTGKYGDEGDQLLFKVLNSGDYLSKTSEEDYAAGSKIFLPKVSEKGLRYDLTVPFARYVVMHRNEISFPFKRFQIQPVWRADRPQKGRYREFYQCDADVVGTDSLLCEAEIILMINDVFQALQLEDFTIKFNNRKVLTGITEVIGAPGQETTFCVAIDKLDKIGKEKVIEELVNNGFSKENLQQLDPIFDENKSITAALDFLKTFFAQCEIGQKGIEEIEQILAYLQAYQIENDHLELDLTLARGLSYYTGAIFEVKANGVKIGSICGGGRYDNLTGVFGLPDVSGVGISFGVDRIYDVLDELNLYPEANASALQVMITNFGPDEMVVGIQLMQALREAGINSELYPDAAKMKKQMSYANNNKVPYVVVIGEDEIKSKSFTLKNMESGEQETLKIDEVISKIKNSH from the coding sequence GTGCAAAAACCATCAATCCCGAGAGGTACCCGAGATTTCGGACCAGAGCAAATGGTCAAAAGAAATTACATATTCAACACCATTAAATCGGTGTATCAAAAATATGGTTTCGCCCAACTGGAAACCCCTACTATGGAAAACCTATCGGTGTTGACGGGCAAGTACGGGGATGAAGGAGACCAATTGCTCTTCAAAGTACTCAACTCAGGAGACTACCTTTCCAAAACCTCCGAGGAAGACTATGCTGCAGGCAGCAAGATTTTCTTGCCCAAAGTATCCGAAAAGGGTCTACGCTACGACCTCACTGTACCATTTGCTCGATATGTCGTGATGCATCGCAACGAGATCTCGTTTCCCTTCAAACGCTTTCAGATCCAACCCGTCTGGCGTGCAGACCGACCGCAGAAAGGGCGCTACCGTGAGTTCTACCAGTGTGATGCTGATGTAGTAGGCACGGACTCTTTGCTTTGCGAAGCGGAGATTATCTTGATGATCAATGACGTGTTCCAAGCTTTACAGCTGGAAGACTTTACAATAAAATTCAACAACCGAAAAGTACTCACAGGGATCACAGAGGTAATTGGTGCTCCTGGACAGGAAACGACATTTTGTGTGGCCATTGACAAACTTGATAAAATCGGAAAGGAAAAAGTAATCGAAGAACTGGTCAACAATGGTTTTTCAAAAGAGAACCTGCAACAGCTCGACCCCATATTTGACGAAAACAAGAGCATCACTGCAGCCCTAGACTTCCTGAAGACATTTTTCGCACAATGCGAGATAGGTCAAAAAGGAATCGAAGAGATCGAGCAGATCCTCGCCTACCTCCAAGCTTATCAAATTGAAAACGATCATTTAGAACTCGACTTGACCTTAGCGAGAGGACTCTCTTATTATACTGGTGCAATCTTCGAAGTGAAGGCCAATGGTGTCAAAATCGGTAGCATCTGTGGTGGTGGCCGCTACGACAATCTCACGGGTGTATTTGGCCTTCCAGATGTATCTGGAGTAGGCATATCTTTCGGCGTGGACCGAATCTACGACGTGCTCGACGAACTCAACCTCTATCCAGAAGCCAACGCCTCGGCGCTCCAAGTCATGATTACCAATTTTGGACCGGACGAAATGGTCGTAGGTATCCAACTCATGCAGGCTCTCCGAGAGGCGGGTATCAATAGCGAACTTTATCCTGATGCAGCCAAGATGAAGAAGCAAATGAGCTACGCCAACAACAACAAGGTGCCTTATGTAGTCGTCATTGGCGAAGACGAAATCAAATCGAAAAGCTTCACTCTCAAAAACATGGAAAGTGGCGAACAAGAGACCCTCAAAATAGATGAAGTTATTTCTAAAATCAAGAATAGTCACTAG
- a CDS encoding C40 family peptidase gives MKLQSLGAICVLIILTVGLLDGCVEPPESMIHWTQVKDSIQAIYAPDKRVAWFDVELKQDGKQLLLSGVTDQQEALQVLLSKLHDAGETVVNQVTVLPDSSVGDMRYAVVNNSVCNIRSEHRHSAELATQALLGMTLKVLQRLEEWYLVQSPDGYISWVDHGGVQLMTGSEQLKWSKSPKVVYLRNYGNAYGDTQGTTVLSDLVLGDCLVRRGTVDGMVEVQFPDRRIGYVPIDEVADFRTWRESVVPSGELVVAYAQSLLGSPYLWGGTSTKGMDCSGFTKMAYLMNGYIIPRDASQQVHAGTVVDPNLTFEGLEKGDLLFFGRAATDSTRQRVTHVGLWMGDSTFIHSSQQVRISSVDSNALQYDEFNKNRYLGSRRYLGTMVGISHWY, from the coding sequence ATGAAATTACAATCTCTCGGAGCGATATGTGTGCTCATTATCTTGACTGTTGGACTGCTAGATGGCTGTGTAGAGCCACCTGAATCGATGATTCATTGGACGCAAGTCAAAGACAGTATCCAAGCTATCTATGCCCCTGACAAGCGTGTGGCATGGTTTGATGTAGAACTGAAACAAGACGGAAAACAGCTCCTACTAAGTGGGGTGACTGATCAACAGGAGGCTCTGCAAGTACTGCTATCCAAGCTCCACGATGCGGGCGAGACGGTAGTCAATCAGGTGACGGTTCTGCCAGATAGTAGCGTAGGAGATATGAGGTATGCAGTAGTCAATAACTCCGTCTGCAACATCCGTTCGGAGCATCGGCATTCTGCAGAGCTAGCTACACAGGCACTGCTCGGTATGACACTCAAAGTCCTACAAAGACTAGAGGAATGGTATCTCGTGCAATCTCCCGACGGCTATATCTCGTGGGTAGATCATGGTGGTGTACAACTCATGACTGGATCGGAGCAACTCAAGTGGAGTAAGAGCCCAAAAGTGGTCTACCTGCGCAACTATGGCAATGCTTACGGAGACACTCAAGGGACTACAGTCTTGTCAGATTTGGTTCTGGGAGATTGTTTGGTCCGACGAGGTACTGTGGATGGCATGGTTGAAGTGCAGTTTCCAGATCGACGCATAGGCTATGTGCCGATAGATGAGGTGGCGGACTTTAGGACGTGGCGTGAGTCCGTAGTGCCTTCGGGGGAACTGGTCGTAGCATACGCTCAGAGTCTGCTCGGTTCTCCCTATCTGTGGGGAGGGACTTCTACAAAAGGAATGGATTGCTCGGGATTCACCAAGATGGCTTACTTGATGAATGGCTATATCATACCGAGAGATGCTTCACAGCAAGTGCACGCAGGGACAGTTGTAGATCCTAACTTGACTTTCGAAGGGTTGGAAAAGGGAGACTTGCTCTTCTTTGGTAGAGCAGCAACAGATAGTACGCGTCAGCGCGTCACGCATGTGGGATTGTGGATGGGGGATAGTACATTTATCCACTCTTCGCAACAAGTCCGTATCAGCTCGGTCGACTCCAATGCGCTACAGTACGATGAGTTCAATAAAAACCGATACCTCGGTAGTAGGCGCTATCTCGGTACTATGGTAGGGATTAGTCATTGGTATTGA